Proteins co-encoded in one candidate division WOR-3 bacterium genomic window:
- a CDS encoding T9SS type A sorting domain-containing protein has translation MLRFFSFLTSFTLITGFFLSSLFGEVATLTEGKEITTIQELNFSGKNIGILGRYKTSEKAFPGYDTLYWHDYSPYNGGYTGVGYLFGFGVKLEPEYYPAIITGVHHRVFRLRYDSMQIRIVDDDGSGGAPGLTLRKYDTLTTTYSTSFIYHALPPPKCTIWDGKFYLFLLDAHHPAHSTDYGLNWLRDNDGVQAPTGYHWKHDSLGNYTQWNPYYGDMEMGVVVEYHDVSLDSLTGLKENDTVFIDSTYRIKAFCRELAGFAEPNLPVIFKVANLYVDTEYISLNPNQSDTVRFDWLVNLPEGNYDGICYTNLSSDTRKANDTFHFSITVVGRHDVGCTKIIAPTGIVDSGAVITPACSVYNYGNLTESYSVRLKIGSSYDTTVSVSDHNPRTYLYLTFPDWTALELGNFIVSCSTELSRDENLENDRALDSVSVRRVSGVGELIRNSEGYPLSFIPNPIRGLLKVSYHLPKKNLATLKIYNPLGYLVHTEKSDKGFFMIKNLPAGVYLLRLSGGDWKEERKIIILP, from the coding sequence ATGTTAAGGTTCTTTTCTTTTCTTACTTCTTTTACATTAATTACCGGCTTCTTCCTATCCTCTTTATTTGGCGAGGTCGCTACCCTTACGGAAGGTAAGGAAATAACGACGATTCAGGAACTAAATTTTTCCGGAAAGAATATCGGTATCTTAGGAAGATATAAAACCTCGGAAAAGGCTTTCCCCGGTTATGATACCCTCTATTGGCACGACTATAGCCCCTACAATGGCGGTTATACCGGTGTCGGTTATCTCTTCGGCTTCGGAGTAAAATTAGAACCAGAATATTATCCGGCAATCATTACCGGTGTCCACCATCGGGTCTTTCGTTTACGATACGACTCAATGCAGATTCGGATTGTTGACGATGATGGGAGTGGCGGCGCCCCGGGCTTGACTTTGCGCAAATATGATACCCTCACCACGACCTACTCCACTTCCTTTATCTACCACGCCTTACCACCACCAAAATGCACAATCTGGGATGGGAAATTCTATCTCTTCCTTCTTGACGCCCATCATCCGGCTCATTCCACGGATTATGGCTTAAACTGGTTGCGGGATAATGATGGGGTTCAAGCACCAACTGGTTACCATTGGAAACATGACTCCTTAGGGAATTATACCCAGTGGAATCCTTATTACGGAGATATGGAGATGGGAGTGGTTGTTGAATACCACGATGTCAGTTTAGATTCTTTAACCGGCTTAAAAGAAAATGACACCGTCTTTATTGACTCTACCTACCGAATTAAAGCCTTCTGCCGAGAATTGGCGGGTTTTGCCGAGCCGAACCTACCGGTAATTTTTAAGGTCGCCAACCTCTATGTTGACACCGAATATATCTCACTAAATCCAAACCAATCTGACACTGTGCGATTTGATTGGTTAGTAAATCTGCCCGAAGGGAATTACGATGGTATATGCTATACCAATTTAAGTAGTGATACTCGGAAAGCAAACGATACCTTCCACTTTTCTATCACCGTCGTCGGCCGGCACGATGTCGGTTGCACCAAAATTATTGCCCCAACCGGTATTGTAGATTCGGGAGCAGTGATTACGCCCGCCTGTTCGGTTTATAACTACGGCAATTTAACGGAGAGTTACTCGGTACGACTAAAGATTGGCTCATCTTATGATACCACCGTCTCTGTTTCCGACCACAATCCGAGAACTTACCTCTATCTCACTTTTCCGGATTGGACCGCCTTAGAGTTGGGAAATTTTATTGTCTCCTGCTCTACGGAACTTTCTCGGGATGAGAACTTAGAAAATGACCGGGCACTGGATTCAGTCTCCGTAAGGCGGGTCTCCGGGGTTGGAGAGTTAATAAGAAACTCAGAAGGTTACCCCCTCTCTTTTATCCCAAACCCAATAAGAGGTTTGCTTAAAGTGAGTTATCATCTCCCGAAAAAGAATTTAGCAACCCTAAAAATCTACAATCCCCTGGGATACCTTGTCCATACGGAAAAGAGCGATAAGGGCTTTTTTATGATAAAGAACTTACCGGCTGGAGTTTATCTCCTCCGCCTTTCTGGAGGCGATTGGAAAGAAGAAAGGAAGATTATTATTTTACCTTAA